One genomic segment of Salmo trutta chromosome 8, fSalTru1.1, whole genome shotgun sequence includes these proteins:
- the wu:fd46g04 gene encoding endonuclease domain-containing 1 protein: MGLRCEVFVLLLFPLLSQGEVTSFVKCSQFFLNHVPPTVLSDPTNNNRYQQICQCLLDNNNKLQYYYATLYDTNNKIPVYSAYELQHADTERKDYWYIEPQLDGGSHLCMSGLNQIPSNSRGDHQALNQDYERSGYDKGHLYPVHHTSTHSSMLATSTLTNAAPQDPGFNRGQWRVHEEDLAELLNNTCSKAYVVTGVVPGDTQIGDGVKVAKYYWSAYCCVTKSHTTESAGYVGPDNNGKVQTLTVKDLETRLSGPGYYGSPFYVFQGRC, translated from the exons ATGGGGCTCCGGTGTGAAGTTTTTGTTTTGCTGTTGTTTCCTCTGCTTTCCCAGGGGGAGGTGACCTCGTTCGTAAAATGCAGTCAGTTCTTTCTGAACCATGTTCCTCCTACGGTTCTCAGTGATCCTACGAACAATAATCGCTACCAGCAAATATGCCAGTGTCTCCTGGACAATAATAATAAACTGCAATATTACTATGCCACACTCTACGACACCAATAATAAGATTCCTGTGTATTCTGCCTACGAGCTTCAACATGCAGACACTGAACGAAAGGACTATTGGTATATTGAACCTCAG CTCGATGGTGGTAGTCACCTCTGCATGAGCGGACTGAACCAAATCCCGTCCAACAGTAGGGGTGACCACCAGGCCTTGAACCAAGACTACGAGAGATCTGGCTACGACAAGGGCCACCTCTACCCCGTCCATCACACCTCCACCCATTCCTCCATGTTAGCCACCTCCACCCTGACCAACGCCGCGCCCCAAGACCCAGGTTTCAACCGGGGCCAGTGGAGGGTACATGAAGAGGACCTCGCTGAATTACTGAATAACACCTGCTCCAAGGCCTATGTGGTCACAGGTGTAGTGCCTGGTGACACCCAGATAGGTGATGGTGTAAAAGTGGCTAAGTACTACTGGAGCGCATACTGTTGTGTTACTAAGAGTCACACTACAGAGTCTGCAGGGTATGTTGGTCCTGATAACAATGGCAAAGTGCAAACGCTGACTGTGAAAGATCTAGAGACTAGACTCAGTGGTCCTGGATATTATGGTTCACCTTTCTATGTGTTCCAAGGTAGATGCTAA